Proteins found in one Brachyspira murdochii DSM 12563 genomic segment:
- a CDS encoding midas domain-containing protein, which yields MEKEFASIFEDNKDISLNEYDINKLIERTIKIKENEFPIISIGNTDKDSPKIQGVVTSKEYNKDILEFNNVHAKANSDKSDSLNSAYTDEENKQYKNLEESLSLSENDLESAGNIIDSELDMSSLFQNALNNTEANDDKKDNDNNKEEDLLNEQNYVVDNIYSREENDIHKSAEKEALTEDELNTLETVEDFNLEDSFEKNENPLDEEEEFEDTSDISNIGMKEYTDEELLDINNILDDEEFSSNETLSENSIENPLEETLSIEEDQPEESTDSTSDNEETSDLEMKEYSDEELLDSSNILEEAAAISEETSSIEEEQSEESTDSTSDNEETSDIEMKEYSDEELLDSSNILEEAAAISEETSSIEEEQSEESTDNTSDNEETSDLEMKEYSDEELLDSSNILEEAAAISEETSSIEEEQSEESTDNTSDNEETSDLEMKEYSDEELLDSSNILEEAAAISEETSSKEEEQSEESTDSTSDNEETSDLEMKEYSDEELLDSSNILEEAAAAISEETSSKEEEQSEESTDSTSDNEETSDLEMKEYSDEELLDSSNILEEAAAISEETSSKEEEQSEESTDNTSDNEETSDLEMKEYSDEELLDSSNILEEAAAISEETSSKEEEQSEESTDSTSDNEETSDLEMKEYSDEELLDSSNILEEEAAILEETSSKEEEQSEESTDNTSDNEETSDLEMKEYSDEELLDSSNILEEAAAISEETSSKEEEQSEESTDNTLDNEETSDIEMKEYSDEELLDSSNILEEEAAILEETSSIEEEQSEESTDNTSDNEETSDLEMKEYSDEELLDSSNILEEEAAILEETSSIEEEQPEESTDSTSDNEETSDLEMKEYSDEELLDSSNILEEETPISEGTSSIEEEQSEESTDNTSDNEETSDIEMKEYSDEELLDSSNILEEETTISEGTSSIEEDQPEESTDNTSDNEETSDIEMKEYSDEELLDSSNILEEETTISEGTSSKEEEQPEESTDNTSDNEETSDLEMKEYSDEELLDSSNILEEEAKYIKELSGEEVLDDNLEELGNIEESLSLEDLENIEEGLEELEHIEEDISESVASEEESLSLDKYMLIDSEDGTKIKRTSYAKDNIDLENAVFSDEQNYVVKHIYSEEQDELIKEVSEKDSVTEEELEELDFVEEFDLNNFFANKSTDSSNISEDDIEVPDLDDDTFIPVNDEDLAMSDEELDLPDIEDEEPRDADLLKEDNLKEDEKVIEYDKYNNRDVVVPDIDNVDYIDESNYINEADNTEDDVIQLSGNELDLITKDFDINEKIDNDNISDKNDAESSDEELEEIDDGYINTNEEDITDDYRENNYTLSEMSDEELEEIDDGYINTNEEDITDDYRENNYTLSEMSDEELEEIDDGYINTNEEDITDDYRENNYTLSEMSDEELEEIDDGYINTNEEDITDDYRENNYTLSEMSDEELEEIDDGYINTNEEDITDDYRENNYTLSEMSDEELEEIDDNYEYDLKKEELLSDEIKEASSSDIEDTSMLSENIAENESNSSSEEDLSEENVYISDTSKEPEEASLEELSEQAEGVSDSSEEPLELKEELPEEKNVEETSEPTNDYIKRMHEEYLNNHHTEDNIPYNDDYISKFKNLHEEYIKENVKKEEETSEVSEDISNQSEDLEESKEDILSEEITEQTDEIEKSSPEPTNDYIKRMHEEYLNNHRTEDNIPSNDDYISKFKNLHEEYIKENVKKEEETPEVSEDISNQSEDLEESKEDILSEEITEQTDEIEKSFPEPTNDYIKRMHEEYLNNHRTEDNIPYNDDYISKFKNLHEEYIKENVKKEEETSEVSEDIEEEIEDISNQSEDLEESKEDILSEEITEQTDEIEKSSPEPTNDYIKRMHEEYLNNHRTEDNIPYNDDYISKFKNLHEEYIKENVKKEEETPEVSEDISNQSEDLEENKEYPLPEDTNEQIEELAEEEIINNEEDLTEEEKSMYHSYLNGDQSSNDDVSEEVETSEVPTTDYNEESEKIEEEANQEETVPEELIEQTEEVSESTEEPSDIKEELAEEEIINNEEDLTDEDKAMIEGYLDKVDNYAEEDLTEEEKLMYHSYLNSEQSSNDDVSEEVETSEAPTTDYNEESEKIEEEANQEETVPEELIEQTEEVSESTEEPSDIKEELAEEEIINNEEDLTDEDKAMIEGCLDKVDNYAEEDLTEEEKLMYHSYLNSEQSSNDDVSEEVETSEEPNIDNVELEKADEEENKEEFSSDELTEQTEEVSESTEEPSDIKEELAEEEIINNEEDLTDEDKAMIEGYLDKVDNHAEEDLTEEEKSMYHSYLNGDQSSNDDVSEEVETSEESNIDNVELDKAEEEANQEERVPEELIEQTEEVSESTEEPSDIKEELAEEEIINNEEDLTDEDKAMIEGYLDKVDNHAEEDLTEEEKSMYHSYLNGDQSSNDDVSEEVETSEAPTTDYNEELEKIEEEANQEETVPEELIEQIEEVSESTEEPSELKEELESEEEIINNEEDLTDEDKAMIEGYLDKVDNHAEEDLTEEEKSMYHSYLNGDQSSNDDVSEEVETSEAPTTDYNEELEKIEEEANQEETVPEELIEQIEEVSESTEEPSDIKEELAEEEIINNEEDLTDEDKAMIEGYLDKVDNHAEEDLTEEEKSMYHSYLNSDQSSNDDVSEEVETSEAPTTDYNEELEKIEEEANQEETVPEELIEQIEEVSESTEEPSELKEELESEEEIINNEEDLTDEDKAMIEGYLDKVDNHAEEDLTEEEKSMYHSYLNGDQSSNDDAGEETEITEEADVGNDEVQEEIKENDKKDDLKDDDILKTKEDNIVDEDLENILSDNNVQIDEIRDSDLNMLENIIKGKEEEDGEELIRINNKTIESNIQQEETKVKSVENFDSMEELLNKETNMSEEKELQTIEKDNVDSSVAVEDEFKLGDDNGPILIEEEHKPSNSSDDDDFDGEITQSDLDYAIKLFESEETNGSNNEYSSKQDILLSENEINKFKKLFGYFKNIVEKMSPEDLNDFSKTEFYDMYSSLFRKFGD from the coding sequence GTGGAAAAAGAGTTCGCTAGTATTTTTGAGGATAATAAAGACATCTCACTCAATGAGTATGATATTAATAAACTTATAGAAAGAACTATAAAAATTAAAGAGAATGAATTTCCTATAATATCTATAGGAAATACTGATAAAGACAGCCCAAAAATACAAGGTGTAGTAACTTCTAAAGAATATAATAAAGATATACTCGAATTTAACAACGTTCATGCAAAAGCAAATAGTGATAAATCAGATTCTTTAAATAGTGCATACACAGATGAAGAAAATAAACAATATAAAAATTTAGAAGAAAGTTTAAGTTTATCTGAAAATGATTTAGAATCTGCAGGTAATATTATAGATTCTGAATTAGATATGTCTTCGCTTTTCCAAAATGCATTAAATAATACCGAAGCAAATGATGATAAAAAAGATAATGATAATAATAAAGAAGAAGATTTATTAAATGAACAAAATTATGTAGTTGATAATATATATTCTAGAGAAGAAAACGATATTCATAAAAGTGCTGAAAAAGAAGCATTAACGGAAGATGAATTGAATACTCTTGAAACAGTTGAAGATTTTAATTTAGAAGATTCTTTTGAAAAAAATGAAAATCCTTTAGATGAAGAAGAAGAATTTGAAGATACATCTGATATTTCAAATATAGGAATGAAAGAATATACTGATGAAGAACTTCTTGATATAAATAATATATTAGATGATGAGGAGTTTTCTTCTAATGAGACATTATCAGAAAACTCTATTGAAAATCCTTTAGAAGAAACTTTATCAATAGAAGAAGACCAACCAGAAGAAAGTACGGATAGTACCTCAGATAATGAAGAAACATCAGACCTAGAGATGAAAGAATACAGTGATGAAGAGCTTTTGGATTCTAGTAATATCTTGGAAGAAGCTGCTGCAATTTCAGAAGAAACATCATCAATAGAAGAAGAACAATCAGAAGAAAGTACGGATAGTACCTCAGATAATGAAGAAACATCAGATATAGAGATGAAAGAATACAGTGATGAAGAGCTTTTGGATTCTAGTAATATCTTAGAAGAAGCTGCTGCAATTTCAGAAGAAACTTCTTCAATAGAAGAAGAACAATCAGAAGAAAGTACGGATAATACCTCAGATAATGAAGAAACATCAGACCTAGAGATGAAAGAATACAGTGATGAAGAGCTTTTGGATTCTAGTAATATCTTGGAAGAAGCTGCTGCAATTTCAGAAGAAACTTCATCAATAGAAGAAGAACAATCAGAAGAAAGTACGGATAATACCTCAGATAATGAAGAAACATCAGACCTAGAGATGAAAGAATACAGTGATGAAGAGCTTTTGGATTCTAGTAATATCTTAGAAGAAGCTGCTGCAATTTCAGAAGAAACATCATCAAAAGAAGAAGAACAATCAGAAGAAAGTACGGATAGTACCTCAGATAATGAAGAAACATCAGACCTAGAGATGAAAGAATACAGTGATGAAGAGCTTTTGGATTCTAGTAATATCTTGGAAGAAGCTGCTGCTGCAATTTCAGAAGAAACATCATCAAAAGAAGAAGAACAATCAGAAGAAAGTACGGATAGTACCTCAGATAATGAAGAAACATCAGACCTAGAGATGAAAGAATACAGTGATGAAGAGCTTTTGGATTCTAGTAATATCTTAGAAGAAGCTGCTGCAATTTCAGAAGAAACATCATCAAAAGAAGAAGAACAATCAGAAGAAAGTACGGATAATACCTCAGATAATGAAGAAACATCAGACCTAGAGATGAAAGAATACAGTGATGAAGAGCTTTTGGATTCTAGTAATATCTTGGAAGAAGCTGCTGCAATTTCAGAAGAAACATCATCAAAAGAAGAAGAACAATCAGAAGAAAGTACTGATAGTACCTCAGATAATGAAGAAACATCAGACCTAGAGATGAAAGAATACAGTGATGAAGAGCTTTTGGATTCTAGTAATATCTTGGAAGAAGAAGCTGCAATTTTAGAAGAAACATCATCAAAAGAAGAAGAACAATCAGAAGAAAGTACGGATAATACCTCAGATAATGAAGAAACATCAGACCTAGAGATGAAAGAATACAGTGATGAAGAGCTTTTGGATTCTAGTAATATCTTAGAAGAAGCTGCTGCAATTTCAGAAGAAACATCATCAAAAGAAGAAGAACAATCAGAAGAAAGTACGGATAATACTTTAGATAATGAAGAAACATCAGACATAGAGATGAAAGAATACAGTGATGAAGAGCTTTTGGATTCTAGTAATATCTTGGAAGAAGAAGCTGCAATTTTAGAAGAAACATCATCAATAGAAGAAGAACAATCAGAAGAAAGTACGGATAATACCTCAGATAATGAAGAAACATCAGACCTAGAGATGAAAGAATACAGTGATGAAGAGCTTTTGGATTCTAGTAATATCTTGGAAGAAGAAGCTGCAATTTTAGAAGAAACATCATCAATAGAAGAAGAACAACCAGAAGAAAGTACGGATAGTACCTCAGATAATGAAGAAACATCAGACCTAGAGATGAAAGAATACAGTGATGAAGAGCTTTTGGATTCTAGTAATATCTTGGAAGAAGAAACTCCAATTTCAGAAGGAACATCATCAATAGAAGAAGAACAATCAGAAGAAAGTACGGATAATACCTCAGATAATGAAGAAACATCAGATATAGAGATGAAAGAATACAGTGATGAAGAGCTTTTGGATTCTAGTAATATTTTGGAAGAAGAAACTACAATTTCAGAAGGAACATCATCAATAGAAGAAGACCAACCAGAAGAAAGTACGGATAATACCTCAGATAATGAAGAAACATCAGATATAGAGATGAAAGAATACAGTGATGAAGAGCTTTTGGATTCTAGTAATATTTTGGAAGAAGAAACTACAATTTCAGAAGGAACATCATCAAAAGAAGAAGAACAACCAGAAGAAAGTACGGATAATACCTCAGATAATGAAGAAACATCAGACCTAGAGATGAAAGAATACAGTGATGAAGAGCTTTTGGATTCTAGTAATATCTTGGAAGAAGAAGCTAAATATATTAAAGAATTATCTGGTGAAGAAGTTTTAGATGATAATTTAGAAGAATTAGGAAACATAGAAGAAAGTTTATCATTAGAAGATTTGGAAAATATCGAAGAGGGTTTGGAAGAGCTTGAGCATATAGAAGAAGATATATCAGAATCTGTAGCTTCAGAGGAAGAAAGTTTGTCATTAGATAAATATATGCTTATAGATTCAGAAGACGGAACTAAAATAAAAAGAACTTCTTATGCTAAAGATAATATAGATTTAGAAAATGCTGTATTTTCAGATGAGCAAAATTATGTTGTAAAGCATATATATTCTGAGGAGCAAGATGAACTTATAAAAGAAGTATCAGAAAAAGACAGTGTAACAGAGGAAGAATTAGAGGAATTAGATTTTGTAGAAGAATTTGATTTAAATAACTTTTTTGCTAATAAAAGTACAGATAGCAGTAATATATCTGAAGATGATATAGAAGTTCCTGATTTAGATGATGATACATTTATACCTGTAAATGATGAAGATTTAGCAATGTCTGATGAAGAATTAGATCTGCCTGATATAGAAGATGAAGAACCTAGAGATGCTGATTTATTAAAAGAAGACAATCTAAAAGAAGATGAAAAAGTCATAGAATATGATAAATATAATAATAGAGATGTTGTAGTACCTGATATAGATAATGTTGATTATATAGATGAATCTAACTATATTAATGAAGCAGATAACACTGAAGATGATGTTATACAGTTATCTGGAAATGAACTTGATTTAATAACTAAAGATTTTGATATTAATGAAAAAATAGATAATGATAATATTTCTGATAAAAATGATGCGGAATCTTCAGATGAAGAGCTTGAAGAAATTGATGATGGTTATATAAATACCAATGAGGAAGACATAACTGATGATTACAGAGAAAATAATTATACATTATCAGAAATGTCGGATGAAGAGCTTGAAGAAATTGATGATGGTTATATAAATACCAATGAAGAAGACATAACTGATGATTATAGAGAAAATAATTATACATTATCAGAAATGTCGGATGAAGAGCTTGAAGAAATTGATGATGGTTATATAAATACCAATGAAGAAGACATAACTGATGATTACAGAGAAAATAATTATACATTATCAGAAATGTCGGATGAAGAGCTTGAAGAAATTGATGATGGTTATATAAATACCAATGAGGAAGACATAACTGATGATTATAGAGAAAATAATTATACATTATCAGAAATGTCGGATGAAGAGCTTGAAGAAATTGATGATGGTTATATAAATACTAATGAAGAAGACATAACTGATGATTATAGAGAAAATAATTATACATTATCAGAAATGTCGGATGAAGAGCTTGAAGAAATTGATGATAATTATGAATATGATTTAAAAAAAGAAGAATTATTATCTGACGAAATAAAAGAAGCATCTTCATCAGATATAGAAGATACTTCTATGTTATCAGAAAATATTGCAGAAAATGAAAGTAATTCATCATCAGAAGAAGATTTATCCGAAGAAAACGTATATATTTCAGATACATCAAAAGAACCAGAAGAGGCATCATTAGAAGAATTAAGTGAGCAAGCAGAAGGAGTTTCAGATAGTTCAGAAGAACCTTTAGAATTAAAAGAAGAATTACCAGAAGAAAAAAACGTAGAAGAAACTTCAGAACCAACTAATGATTATATAAAAAGAATGCATGAAGAGTATTTGAATAATCATCATACAGAAGATAACATTCCCTATAATGATGATTATATAAGTAAATTCAAAAACCTTCATGAAGAATATATAAAAGAAAATGTAAAGAAAGAGGAAGAAACTTCTGAGGTATCAGAAGATATTTCAAATCAATCTGAAGATTTGGAAGAAAGTAAAGAAGATATATTATCAGAAGAGATAACTGAACAAACAGATGAAATTGAGAAATCATCTCCAGAACCAACTAATGATTATATAAAAAGAATGCATGAAGAGTATTTGAATAATCATCGTACAGAAGATAATATTCCCTCTAATGATGATTATATAAGTAAATTCAAAAATCTTCATGAAGAATATATAAAAGAAAATGTAAAGAAAGAGGAAGAAACTCCTGAAGTATCAGAAGATATTTCAAATCAATCTGAGGATTTGGAAGAAAGTAAAGAAGATATATTATCAGAAGAGATAACTGAACAAACAGATGAAATTGAGAAATCATTTCCAGAACCAACTAATGATTATATAAAAAGAATGCATGAAGAGTATTTGAATAATCATCGTACAGAAGATAACATTCCCTATAATGATGATTATATAAGTAAATTCAAAAACCTTCATGAAGAATATATAAAAGAAAATGTAAAGAAAGAGGAAGAAACTTCTGAGGTATCAGAAGATATTGAAGAAGAAATAGAAGATATTTCAAATCAATCTGAGGATTTGGAAGAAAGTAAAGAAGATATATTATCAGAAGAGATAACTGAACAAACAGATGAAATTGAGAAATCATCTCCAGAACCAACTAATGATTATATAAAAAGAATGCATGAAGAGTATTTGAATAATCATCGTACAGAAGATAACATTCCCTATAATGATGATTATATAAGTAAATTCAAAAACCTTCATGAAGAATATATAAAAGAAAATGTAAAGAAAGAGGAAGAAACTCCTGAAGTATCAGAAGATATTTCAAATCAATCTGAAGATTTGGAAGAAAATAAAGAATATCCTTTGCCAGAGGATACAAACGAACAAATTGAAGAATTGGCAGAAGAAGAAATAATTAATAATGAAGAAGATTTGACAGAAGAAGAAAAATCAATGTATCACAGCTATTTGAATGGTGATCAATCTTCTAATGATGATGTATCAGAAGAAGTAGAAACATCAGAGGTACCTACTACAGATTATAATGAAGAATCAGAAAAGATAGAGGAAGAAGCAAATCAAGAAGAGACAGTACCAGAAGAATTAATCGAACAAACAGAAGAAGTTTCAGAGAGTACAGAAGAGCCTTCCGATATAAAAGAAGAATTGGCAGAAGAAGAAATAATTAATAATGAAGAAGATTTGACAGATGAAGATAAAGCTATGATAGAAGGCTATTTAGATAAAGTAGACAATTATGCCGAAGAAGATTTAACAGAAGAAGAAAAATTAATGTATCACAGCTATTTGAATAGTGAACAATCTTCTAATGATGATGTATCAGAAGAAGTAGAAACATCAGAGGCACCTACTACAGATTATAATGAAGAATCAGAAAAGATAGAGGAAGAAGCAAATCAAGAAGAGACAGTACCAGAAGAATTAATCGAACAAACAGAAGAAGTTTCAGAGAGTACAGAAGAGCCTTCCGATATAAAAGAAGAATTGGCAGAAGAAGAAATAATTAATAATGAAGAAGATTTGACAGATGAAGATAAAGCTATGATAGAAGGCTGTTTAGATAAAGTAGACAATTATGCCGAAGAAGATTTAACAGAAGAAGAAAAATTAATGTATCACAGCTATTTGAATAGTGAACAATCTTCTAATGATGATGTATCAGAAGAAGTAGAAACATCAGAAGAGCCAAATATTGATAATGTAGAGTTAGAGAAAGCAGATGAAGAAGAAAACAAAGAAGAATTTTCATCAGATGAATTAACAGAACAAACAGAAGAAGTTTCAGAGAGTACAGAAGAGCCTTCCGATATAAAAGAAGAATTGGCAGAAGAAGAGATAATTAATAATGAAGAAGATTTGACAGACGAAGATAAAGCTATGATAGAAGGCTATTTAGATAAGGTAGACAATCATGCCGAAGAAGATTTAACAGAAGAAGAAAAATCAATGTATCACAGCTATTTGAATGGTGATCAATCTTCTAATGATGATGTATCAGAAGAAGTAGAAACATCAGAAGAGTCAAATATTGATAATGTAGAATTAGATAAAGCAGAGGAAGAAGCAAATCAAGAAGAGAGAGTACCAGAAGAATTAATCGAACAAACAGAAGAAGTTTCAGAGAGTACAGAAGAGCCTTCCGATATAAAAGAAGAATTGGCAGAAGAAGAGATAATTAATAATGAAGAAGATTTGACAGACGAAGATAAAGCTATGATAGAAGGCTATTTAGATAAGGTAGACAATCATGCCGAAGAAGATTTAACAGAAGAAGAAAAATCAATGTATCACAGCTATTTGAATGGTGATCAGTCTTCTAATGATGATGTATCAGAAGAAGTAGAAACATCAGAGGCACCTACTACAGATTATAATGAAGAATTAGAAAAGATAGAGGAAGAAGCAAATCAAGAAGAGACAGTACCAGAAGAATTAATCGAACAAATAGAAGAAGTTTCAGAGAGTACAGAAGAGCCTTCCGAATTAAAAGAAGAATTAGAATCAGAAGAAGAAATAATTAATAATGAAGAAGATTTGACAGACGAAGATAAAGCTATGATAGAAGGCTATTTAGATAAGGTAGACAATCATGCCGAAGAAGATTTAACAGAAGAAGAAAAATCAATGTATCACAGCTATTTGAATGGTGATCAGTCTTCTAATGATGATGTATCAGAAGAAGTAGAAACATCAGAGGCACCTACTACAGATTATAATGAAGAATTAGAAAAGATAGAGGAAGAAGCAAATCAAGAAGAGACAGTACCAGAAGAATTAATCGAACAAATAGAAGAAGTTTCAGAGAGTACAGAAGAGCCTTCCGATATAAAAGAAGAATTGGCAGAAGAAGAAATAATTAATAATGAAGAAGATTTGACAGACGAAGATAAGGCTATGATAGAAGGCTATTTAGATAAGGTAGACAATCATGCCGAAGAAGATTTAACAGAAGAAGAAAAATCAATGTATCACAGCTATTTGAATAGTGATCAATCTTCTAATGATGATGTATCAGAAGAAGTAGAAACATCAGAGGCACCTACTACAGATTATAATGAAGAATTAGAAAAGATAGAGGAAGAAGCAAATCAAGAAGAGACAGTACCAGAAGAATTAATCGAACAAATAGAAGAAGTTTCAGAGAGTACAGAAGAGCCTTCCGAATTAAAAGAAGAATTAGAATCAGAAGAAGAAATAATTAATAATGAAGAAGATTTGACAGACGAAGATAAAGCTATGATAGAAGGCTATTTAGATAAGGTAGACAATCATGCCGAAGAAGATTTAACAGAAGAAGAAAAATCAATGTATCACAGCTATTTGAATGGTGATCAGTCTTCTAATGATGATGCAGGAGAAGAAACAGAAATAACAGAAGAAGCTGATGTGGGAAATGATGAAGTACAAGAAGAAATTAAAGAAAATGATAAAAAAGATGATTTAAAAGACGATGATATACTTAAAACAAAAGAAGATAATATAGTAGATGAAGACCTTGAAAATATATTATCTGACAATAATGTTCAAATAGATGAAATAAGAGATTCTGATTTAAATATGTTAGAAAATATTATAAAAGGTAAGGAAGAGGAAGACGGAGAAGAACTTATACGTATAAATAATAAAACAATTGAAAGTAATATTCAGCAAGAAGAAACTAAAGTTAAGTCTGTAGAAAATTTTGATTCTATGGAAGAGCTTTTAAATAAGGAGACAAATATGTCTGAAGAAAAAGAATTACAAACTATAGAAAAAGATAATGTAGACAGCAGTGTTGCAGTTGAAGATGAGTTTAAATTGGGTGATGATAACGGACCTATATTAATTGAAGAAGAACATAAGCCTTCCAATAGCAGTGATGATGACGATTTTGACGGAGAGATAACACAGTCCGATTTGGATTATGCTATTAAATTGTTTGAATCAGAAGAGACAAACGGAAGCAATAATGAATATAGTTCTAAACAGGATATTTTATTATCAGAAAATGAAATTAATAAATTTAAAAAGCTATTTGGTTATTTCAAAAATATTGTAGAAAAGATGTCTCCTGAGGATTTAAATGATTTCTCTAAAACAGAATTTTATGATATGTATTCATCATTATTTAGAAAATTTGGCGATTAA
- the pyrR gene encoding bifunctional pyr operon transcriptional regulator/uracil phosphoribosyltransferase PyrR, whose amino-acid sequence MRVLLKAEEYEKVLPRLAAEIIEKEDIEKLAIVGIRRRGDFLGIRLKKLLEEKVKIEIPIGAIDINLYRDDLSSLSEFPEIKETDIPFDITGKTILLVDDVLYTGRTIRAALNALFEYGRPKKVALLVLVDRFGRELPVSANYVGLALNVPEDQYVSVRVKELEGEDLVLLKDRN is encoded by the coding sequence ATGAGAGTTTTATTAAAAGCTGAAGAATATGAAAAAGTTCTTCCTAGATTAGCAGCCGAAATCATAGAAAAAGAAGATATTGAAAAGCTCGCTATTGTAGGAATAAGAAGACGAGGTGATTTTTTAGGAATAAGATTAAAAAAACTTTTGGAAGAAAAAGTAAAGATAGAAATACCTATTGGAGCAATAGACATTAATCTTTACAGAGATGATTTATCCTCACTTTCAGAGTTTCCGGAAATTAAAGAAACTGATATACCTTTTGATATTACTGGAAAAACTATACTTCTTGTAGATGATGTGCTTTATACAGGAAGAACTATTAGGGCTGCTTTGAATGCTTTATTTGAATATGGAAGACCTAAAAAAGTAGCATTATTGGTATTGGTTGATAGATTTGGAAGAGAACTGCCTGTATCTGCCAATTATGTTGGGCTTGCTCTTAATGTACCAGAAGATCAGTATGTATCTGTAAGAGTTAAAGAATTAGAAGGTGAAGATTTGGTACTTTTAAAAGATAGAAATTAG
- a CDS encoding flagellar basal body-associated FliL family protein — MADEENLDEELDEGEEEQAEAAPKKKFGLSPMIVKILMGVAAILVVALISGLIAFFVSKSVGKAAGVQGGVVDDMVKQPPPSIYRIDPEFNVNTADMDVARYVKVSIILTYTTNVKQLAVELPERFYMIRDRITTILSSYTYDQLRTNEGREQLKADIKREINSMLRNGQIDGILFDNFLLS, encoded by the coding sequence ATGGCAGACGAAGAAAACTTAGACGAAGAATTGGATGAAGGCGAAGAAGAGCAAGCCGAAGCTGCACCAAAGAAGAAATTTGGTTTAAGCCCTATGATTGTAAAAATCCTTATGGGAGTTGCTGCCATTTTAGTTGTGGCTTTAATATCTGGGCTTATAGCATTTTTTGTATCTAAAAGTGTAGGAAAAGCTGCAGGAGTTCAAGGCGGAGTAGTTGACGATATGGTAAAACAGCCGCCTCCATCAATATATCGTATAGATCCGGAGTTCAATGTAAACACAGCTGACATGGACGTAGCTAGATATGTAAAGGTTAGTATAATATTAACTTATACTACTAATGTAAAACAGCTTGCAGTAGAACTTCCAGAAAGATTCTATATGATAAGAGATAGAATTACTACAATCCTTAGTTCTTATACTTATGATCAGTTAAGGACTAATGAAGGCAGAGAGCAGTTAAAAGCTGATATTAAGCGAGAGATTAATAGTATGCTTAGAAATGGTCAAATAGATGGTATATTATTTGATAACTTCTTATTAAGCTAA